Proteins from one Streptomyces sp. NBC_00289 genomic window:
- the sigK gene encoding ECF RNA polymerase sigma factor SigK has translation MSNTGQGGHGPARRPSGDARLDGLLTRVATGDQAAFADVYDALVRPVKGLVCRVLRDESQAEEVTQDVMVEVWRTAGRYRPELGAARAWVFTLAHRRAVDRVRHAQAGASRERRSALLQEDPPFDQVSEAVERRDEWRRVRRCLAALERHRRVPLVLAYYQGMTYLEVADCLATPAGTVKSRMRSGLRQLRECLEAGP, from the coding sequence ATGTCCAACACCGGACAGGGCGGACACGGCCCGGCGCGTAGGCCTTCCGGGGACGCACGCCTGGACGGCCTGCTCACCCGGGTGGCCACGGGCGACCAAGCGGCGTTCGCGGACGTCTACGACGCTCTCGTGCGGCCGGTCAAGGGCCTGGTCTGCCGAGTGCTGCGGGACGAGTCGCAGGCGGAGGAGGTGACGCAGGACGTGATGGTCGAAGTCTGGCGCACCGCCGGCCGTTACCGCCCCGAGCTGGGCGCCGCGCGTGCCTGGGTGTTCACCCTCGCGCACCGACGAGCCGTCGACCGGGTACGGCATGCCCAGGCGGGCGCGTCACGCGAGCGGCGCAGCGCGCTGCTGCAGGAGGACCCGCCCTTCGACCAGGTGTCCGAAGCGGTCGAGCGGCGCGACGAGTGGCGGCGCGTCCGGCGCTGCCTGGCCGCCCTGGAGCGCCACCGGCGCGTACCACTGGTCCTGGCCTACTACCAGGGCATGACCTACCTGGAGGTGGCCGACTGCCTGGCCACCCCGGCCGGCACCGTGAAGTCCAGGATGCGCTCCGGACTGCGGCAGCTGCGCGAGTGTCTGGAGGCCGGGCCATGA
- a CDS encoding anti-sigma factor domain-containing protein: MTATGDPHQPVGAYVLHALPPDEEAAFDNHLAGCAACRHEVAELSAVTLQLAAAEDAVPSSGLRERVLDQIGRTRQEHTPSHTPRRWRALRVALAACLAVTVGLGGVAVWQYTRADDARAELAREEAGSSALTDILAAPDATVSTRTLADGGRVSVVASRTQGRAAAIATGLPRLGGAKVYELWYAAKAGDIRPAGLLPGSGGQYAQVLDGDLGDASAVGITVEPANGSKQPTSAPLGIITIPA; this comes from the coding sequence ATGACCGCCACCGGAGACCCGCACCAGCCCGTCGGAGCGTATGTGCTGCACGCCCTTCCGCCGGACGAGGAAGCCGCCTTCGACAACCATCTGGCCGGTTGTGCCGCCTGCCGTCACGAGGTGGCGGAACTGTCGGCCGTCACGCTGCAACTCGCCGCGGCCGAGGACGCCGTCCCGTCCTCCGGGCTGCGGGAGCGCGTCCTCGACCAGATCGGCCGTACCCGGCAGGAACACACTCCGAGCCACACCCCCCGCCGGTGGCGAGCCCTTCGGGTGGCTCTGGCCGCCTGCCTCGCCGTCACTGTCGGGCTGGGCGGTGTCGCCGTGTGGCAGTACACGCGCGCCGATGACGCCCGCGCCGAACTCGCCCGCGAGGAGGCGGGCAGCTCCGCCCTCACCGACATCCTCGCCGCACCGGACGCGACGGTCAGCACCCGCACACTGGCCGACGGCGGCCGGGTGAGCGTGGTGGCCTCCCGTACGCAGGGCCGGGCCGCCGCCATCGCCACCGGGCTCCCACGCCTCGGCGGAGCCAAGGTCTACGAACTCTGGTACGCCGCGAAGGCCGGCGACATCCGCCCGGCCGGGCTCCTGCCCGGCTCCGGGGGACAGTACGCGCAGGTACTGGACGGCGATCTCGGCGACGCCAGTGCCGTCGGCATCACCGTCGAACCGGCGAACGGATCGAAGCAGCCCACCAGCGCACCACTCGGCATCATCACCATTCCGGCCTGA
- a CDS encoding trypsin-like serine protease: MPFRSTGRRRAGLRTAAAVTAVLSAGALLATAGPAAAVKGGGPATTAARPYAMLIELDGSQFCGGTLVAPTKVLTAAHCVDNAGDVSALRVIGGRTRVAGTGGTVRRVASYRLDSRYTSPGYAYDAAVLTLDRPMPYRTIPVAGPRDAALVADGRKATALGWGRTGPGVSGTRLKQARLVLSPVADCQPYTEADTDPAAMLCGMPRPGTTDSICPGDSGGPLVSGGKVVGIVSAGNKYCDEQFPVSVFVRADSVAADLGIRTH, translated from the coding sequence ATGCCGTTCCGTTCCACCGGGCGCAGGCGCGCCGGGCTGCGCACCGCGGCCGCCGTCACCGCCGTTCTGTCCGCGGGAGCGCTGCTGGCCACCGCCGGCCCCGCCGCCGCGGTGAAGGGCGGCGGCCCGGCCACCACCGCCGCCCGCCCGTACGCCATGCTGATCGAACTCGACGGCAGCCAGTTCTGCGGCGGCACGCTCGTCGCGCCCACCAAGGTGCTCACCGCCGCCCACTGCGTGGACAACGCCGGGGACGTCTCCGCGCTGCGCGTGATCGGCGGCCGTACGCGGGTGGCCGGCACCGGCGGCACCGTACGGCGGGTGGCGTCGTACCGGCTGGACTCGCGGTACACCTCACCCGGCTACGCCTACGACGCCGCGGTCCTCACCCTGGACCGTCCGATGCCGTACCGCACGATCCCGGTCGCCGGCCCGCGCGATGCCGCGCTGGTCGCCGACGGTCGGAAGGCGACCGCGCTCGGCTGGGGGCGTACCGGACCCGGCGTCTCGGGCACCCGGTTGAAGCAGGCCAGACTGGTGCTCTCGCCCGTCGCCGACTGTCAGCCGTACACCGAGGCGGACACCGATCCCGCGGCGATGCTGTGCGGGATGCCGCGGCCGGGCACCACCGACAGCATCTGCCCGGGCGACTCGGGCGGGCCACTGGTCAGCGGGGGCAAGGTGGTGGGCATCGTGTCGGCCGGGAACAAGTACTGCGACGAGCAGTTCCCGGTCTCGGTCTTCGTCCGCGCCGACTCGGTCGCCGCCGACCTGGGCATCCGCACCCACTGA
- a CDS encoding glycosyltransferase family 4 protein, with amino-acid sequence MKISFLLHNAYGIGGTITTTFNLAQALAERHEVEIVSVLRHRERPNFRLDPKVTLRPLVDLRQEKEHPLHLRPARVFPRAEYRYEQYSELTDQRIGECLATIDADVVIGTRPGLNVHLALQAPRHVVRVGQEHLTLDNHPPRLRNALRGAYRGLDALTTVTEADAASYRRKMALPGVLVEALPNSVPDPLLPLADGTAKVVVAAGRLVPVKRYDLLIEAFAAVAAERPDWQLRIYGKGEERDRLRQLIEDLGLWNNVFLMGPAAPMEAEWVKGSIGAAASNFEPFGMTIVEAMRCGLPVVSTDCPYGPGEIIADGADGRLVPVGDRDALAAALLELVRDDDRRRRMGRAAVENARRFAPVPVVEKAERLFAEATAARSAGRPATRERARMRHSLVSRGFAARDAAFTVTGNALRVVRKEQR; translated from the coding sequence ATGAAGATCTCTTTTCTGCTCCACAACGCCTATGGAATCGGAGGCACGATCACCACGACGTTCAACCTGGCCCAGGCCCTGGCCGAGCGGCACGAGGTGGAGATCGTCTCCGTGCTCCGGCACCGGGAGCGCCCCAACTTCAGGCTCGACCCGAAGGTGACGCTGCGGCCGCTGGTGGACCTCAGACAGGAGAAGGAACATCCGTTACACCTGAGACCGGCGAGGGTGTTCCCCCGGGCCGAGTACCGCTACGAGCAGTACAGCGAGCTGACCGACCAGCGCATCGGTGAGTGCCTCGCCACCATCGACGCCGACGTGGTGATCGGCACCCGGCCCGGGCTCAACGTGCACCTCGCGCTCCAGGCCCCGCGACACGTCGTACGCGTCGGGCAGGAACACCTCACCCTCGACAACCATCCGCCACGGCTGCGCAACGCGCTGCGCGGCGCCTACCGCGGGCTCGACGCGCTCACCACGGTGACCGAGGCGGACGCGGCCTCCTACCGGCGCAAGATGGCGCTGCCCGGAGTACTGGTCGAGGCGCTCCCGAACAGCGTGCCGGACCCCCTGCTCCCTCTCGCGGACGGCACGGCCAAGGTGGTCGTCGCGGCCGGTCGTCTGGTCCCGGTGAAACGGTACGACCTGCTCATAGAGGCCTTCGCCGCGGTCGCCGCCGAACGCCCCGACTGGCAGCTGCGCATCTACGGCAAGGGCGAGGAACGTGACCGGCTGAGGCAGCTCATCGAGGACCTGGGACTGTGGAACAACGTGTTCCTGATGGGCCCGGCGGCCCCCATGGAGGCGGAGTGGGTCAAGGGCTCGATCGGTGCGGCGGCCTCCAACTTCGAGCCGTTCGGCATGACGATCGTCGAGGCGATGCGCTGCGGCCTGCCCGTGGTGAGCACCGACTGCCCCTACGGACCCGGTGAGATCATCGCGGACGGGGCCGACGGCCGGCTCGTACCGGTCGGGGACCGCGACGCGCTGGCGGCGGCACTGCTGGAACTCGTCCGCGACGACGACAGGCGCCGCCGTATGGGCCGTGCCGCCGTGGAGAACGCGCGGCGGTTCGCGCCCGTCCCCGTCGTCGAGAAGGCCGAACGCCTCTTCGCTGAGGCGACAGCGGCGAGGAGTGCGGGACGACCGGCGACGCGGGAACGCGCCCGGATGCGACACTCCCTGGTCAGCCGGGGCTTCGCCGCGCGCGACGCGGCGTTCACCGTGACCGGCAATGCGCTGCGCGTGGTGCGGAAGGAACAGCGATGA
- the glpK gene encoding glycerol kinase GlpK, with amino-acid sequence MADFVGAVDQGTTSTRFMIFDHSGNEVAKHQLEHAQILPRSGWVEHDPVEIWERTNSVMQNALRHGNLSPEDLAAIGITNQRETTVVWDPRNGRPYYNAIVWQDTRTDSIAAALERSGQGEVIRRKAGLPPATYFSGGKIQWILENVDGVRAAAEEGHALFGNTDAWVLWNLTGGPDGGIHATDVTNASRTMLMDLETLDWDDELLGFFDIPRAMLPTINASSHREAFGVTRTSRPLRAPIPICGVLGDQQAATVGQVCYAPGEAKNTYGTGNFLVLNTGTELVRSQHGLLTTVAYQFGDSPAIYALEGSIAVTGSAVQWLRDQMKIISSAAESETLARTVEDNGGIYFVPAFSGLFAPYWRSDARGAIVGLARYNDNGHLARATLESICYQSRDVVEAMEQDSGVHLDVLKVDGGVTANDLCMQIQADVLGVPVSRPVVAETTALGAAYAAGLATGFWRDTDELRTHWQESKRWEPQWSDDQRAEGYAGWKKAVERTLDWAKVE; translated from the coding sequence ATGGCTGACTTCGTGGGCGCGGTGGACCAGGGGACCACCAGCACCCGTTTCATGATCTTCGACCACTCGGGCAACGAGGTGGCGAAGCACCAGTTGGAGCACGCCCAGATCCTTCCGCGTTCCGGCTGGGTCGAGCACGACCCGGTGGAGATCTGGGAGCGCACCAACTCCGTGATGCAGAACGCCCTGCGGCACGGAAACCTCTCCCCGGAGGATCTGGCGGCGATCGGCATCACCAACCAGCGGGAGACCACCGTCGTGTGGGATCCACGCAACGGACGCCCCTACTACAACGCCATCGTCTGGCAGGACACCCGCACCGACTCCATCGCCGCGGCCCTGGAGCGCTCGGGTCAGGGCGAGGTCATCCGGCGCAAGGCCGGGTTGCCGCCGGCGACGTACTTCTCCGGCGGCAAGATCCAGTGGATCCTGGAGAACGTCGACGGTGTCCGTGCGGCGGCCGAGGAAGGGCACGCCCTCTTCGGCAACACGGACGCGTGGGTCCTGTGGAACCTGACGGGCGGCCCCGACGGTGGCATCCATGCCACCGACGTGACCAATGCCAGCCGCACCATGTTGATGGACCTCGAAACCCTCGACTGGGACGACGAGTTGCTCGGCTTCTTCGACATCCCCCGGGCGATGCTGCCGACCATCAACGCCTCGTCCCACCGGGAGGCGTTCGGTGTGACGCGCACGTCCCGGCCGCTGCGCGCGCCGATCCCCATCTGTGGGGTGCTCGGCGACCAGCAGGCGGCCACGGTCGGACAGGTCTGCTACGCGCCGGGCGAGGCCAAGAACACCTACGGCACCGGCAACTTCCTGGTGCTCAACACCGGTACGGAGCTGGTCCGTTCACAGCACGGCCTGCTCACCACCGTGGCCTACCAGTTCGGGGACAGCCCCGCGATCTACGCCCTGGAGGGTTCCATCGCGGTCACCGGATCCGCGGTGCAGTGGCTGCGCGACCAGATGAAGATCATCTCGAGCGCGGCCGAGAGCGAGACGCTGGCCCGTACGGTCGAGGACAACGGGGGCATCTACTTCGTCCCCGCGTTCTCCGGCCTGTTTGCTCCGTACTGGCGCTCCGACGCCCGCGGCGCGATCGTCGGCCTGGCCCGCTACAACGACAACGGGCATCTCGCCCGGGCGACTCTGGAGTCCATCTGCTACCAGAGCCGTGATGTCGTCGAGGCCATGGAGCAGGACTCCGGTGTCCACCTCGACGTGCTCAAGGTCGACGGCGGTGTCACGGCGAACGACCTGTGCATGCAGATCCAGGCCGACGTTCTCGGCGTACCGGTCAGCCGCCCCGTCGTCGCCGAGACCACCGCGCTCGGCGCCGCGTACGCGGCGGGACTGGCCACCGGGTTCTGGCGTGACACCGACGAACTGCGCACCCACTGGCAGGAGTCCAAGCGCTGGGAGCCCCAGTGGTCCGACGACCAGCGCGCGGAGGGTTACGCGGGCTGGAAGAAGGCGGTGGAGCGCACGCTCGACTGGGCCAAGGTCGAATAG
- a CDS encoding ATP-binding protein — protein sequence MEGAYTFLHVGPACCPSAVRKGIREQLARWGTSELADDATLIASELLGNAIRYGTPPVGLTLDLHGAPGDRRRLWIGVTDAGQAFDIDLVQARWRNPSARLGTGGRGLRLVDALSRDWGDRPRRSGHTVWAELDCGTRS from the coding sequence ATGGAAGGCGCATACACGTTCCTTCACGTCGGGCCGGCATGCTGCCCGAGCGCCGTACGCAAGGGCATCCGCGAGCAGCTGGCACGGTGGGGAACCAGCGAACTCGCCGACGACGCCACGCTCATCGCCAGCGAGCTGCTGGGCAACGCCATCCGCTACGGCACGCCGCCCGTCGGTCTCACGCTCGACCTCCATGGCGCGCCCGGCGACCGGAGACGGCTGTGGATCGGGGTCACCGACGCGGGACAGGCCTTCGACATCGACCTCGTCCAGGCGCGGTGGAGAAACCCTTCCGCGCGCCTGGGCACGGGAGGCCGGGGCCTTCGTCTGGTCGACGCCCTCTCCCGCGACTGGGGCGACCGGCCCCGTCGTAGCGGCCACACGGTCTGGGCCGAACTCGACTGCGGCACGCGGAGTTGA